A stretch of DNA from Anopheles nili chromosome 2, idAnoNiliSN_F5_01, whole genome shotgun sequence:
CCTTTCCCAGGGCACGTTGAACGATCGCCGTGCGACGAGTTCACCGCTGCGGCAGGACCTTTCCGTCGAACGGCAGGACGCTTCCGGGACGATCGAAGTCCTTGCGGCGACAAACACGAGCGCGTTCGTTGAAAATGCCACCCTGCGGACGTTTCCCATGGGGGACGATCGCTCCCGAAGCCTCGGGGACTTTATTTGTGCGCAGATGTGCAGCATAAAGGACAATTACACGTTCTACGAGACGCAGATGGAGATCCTGAACGTggtgaatcgtggcattttgcgCCAGCTCGCCATCGACAAGGGTTGTGAGAGTGGAACTGACCGGGATACGGTGCGGAGCGGGATACACTAGGTCCGGAAGGGACACACACGCCCGTTAACACAACGCAGTTAGCAAAAAggattttctttcgttcaattttcgcACCCATTACGGTTGTAAGTTCTATTTCGATTTAGCCGAATGCTCCTGTCTAGCGTAAATTGATCGTGAATCCTGCAGAAGAGGGTCAGCAAGCATATGGTTCTCCCCCTCCCACCAGGAAAAACGCGTAGATCCGGCAGCAAACAGCATCTTCAGTTAGGATTAAGTGCTACATTTCTTTCAAAACGCCACACTTCGCGACGTATGTGTCCCTCGTAATTGTACAGCGCCCTTAGAATGGGCAGGACCGGGAAAGGTTGATTGTAGGGTTAAATGCAAACCCGCTAATTCGTACATACTGACGAGGAATGTATGATtctaagcaaaaaaagaacaacaaccgCAAATACTTTCCTGTTCTGCTACCAAAAGCTCACCTTCGAGTAGGgggaacgtgttttttttcgtgtttagATTGTAGATTTCGGACAGATGAACTAACGCAATAATAGTATCGTGCACGGACGGAGATTTACTGTACAGTTTAAATGCAttgtatttttaatctttctttttcgtttcaaaatAAAGGAATATTCAGATCGTATCACAATCGGTTGCGGTTGATAATTAGTTTTTCGTTGCACTTTTCGAAGGTTGTTCTCGTGTAGAATGGGGCGTTGTTCCGGGTGGGCAGAGTTAATACAGAAAGATGTAGTTCATTATCTCGCGGAGACGGGCGTGTTAGGAGCTCATTTAGAGGCACCGTTTGTTTCCACCGATCCGATCCGTTCGCAGTACGCCTCCCACAAACGGTCGCGATAAATACGAGCCGTATCGGCGGGTGTTTTTGAGGAAAGAATTCCACGTCCGACCACACAAATGTCCGCCCCACGGTCTTTCACCACACGCTCCGGACTATCGTACAGCTGGCCGAGTCCGTCCACGCCTTCCTCCAGCTTTACGCCCGGTGTAAGCTGCAGTTGGCCAGGTGCTACGACCAGATCCTTGCTCTGGCACACGATACCCGCCACAAAGTCCGCGTCCAGCTCGGTGGCCATTTTCATCGTCGCCGTGGAATACTTCTCGTCCGTAAGCGCGCCTTCGGTGCTCATTTCGGCCAGCAGAAACACGCCCCGGGTGTCGAGCGATCGCTCACCGGTGATGGCCGCTTTCAGCCCCTTCAGGATGCCCTGGCCGGGCAGCGAATGTACCGTCACCAGGTCGGCCCAGTCCGCAATCCGATACATCCCTCCGGCGTACTGCTGCGCGACCGTATTCCCGATATCCGCAAACTTCCGGTCCTCCAGCAACAGAAAGTTGTGCTGCCGAGCGAGAGACTGCAGTGACCGCACGAACTGCTCGCTAAAATCGGCCACAATGTCGCAGTGCGTCTTGAGCAGGCAAATGTACGGTCCAACCGCATCGGCTAAGTTCAGGATCTCCTCGCTGCTGGTCAAATCAGCCGCCAGACAGAGCGTCGTTTTCTTCGTCGCCATCAACCGGAGCAGCTCCTTTGCCAGTGGACATTTGGCCAGATCGGCCCGTGCCTCAAAAGTCATGCCCGTGCGACAAAGCTCGTTCACGACCTTGGTGCCGTTTTTCATGAACGAACCATCGCTTCGGATCTGACAGGCTTCGATGTACTTGGCCACCGCCTTAACCGTGCTCTCCTCAATCCGCTTCGCCTCCAGCAGCACCTGCAACAGGTACGACAGCGTAAACAGCGAATGCATCCTTATGCCACGTTCCTCCGTATTCTGGACACCACCCTGCTCACGATCGACCACAACGATCGCGTCAGTAACGGTCAAACCTAAGACGACGACACAAAAGCATTAATAACGGTTCTGAGCACGCATCCTTCACGCACCGCCACTTACCCTCAGATCGGAGATCGTCCACCGTCTCCAAAATACTGGATCCGGACGTGACCACATCCTCGATGATGAGACACTTGTCCCCAGCACCGAACTTCCCCTCGATCAGCTTCTTGGTGCCGTACTTCTTCGCCTCCTTGCGCCGTATCAGCATCGGTTTATTGGACTTAATTGAGATGAGCGTCGCCACCGGGAGTGCGGTGTACGGGACGCCACACAAGTGTCCTCCGGACGTGTTCAGTTTCTTATCGGCGATGAATTCCTGCAGCATATCGGCCAGTGTGTCCTATGCGGGTGTTGGATGGAaccaacgaaaccaaaaacgaGTGGCGTGAAATTGATTCATTAACAAAGGTCAACGGGTAGCGGACTGTGCCCAACTTACCATCACATCCGGGTGGCTCACAATGACGCGCAAATCAAAGTAGACCGGTGAGTTGATGCCCACCTTCATCTTGAAATCACCGAATTTGAACGCATTGATCTCGAACAGACGCAAGCCGAGCGCTTTCATCCTCTCATCGTTCACCATTTTCGCCTTGGTTTCGCTTACTTTGACACACTTCCGGGACGAAATGCGCCTGAACCGGAATGCACGTGGTTTACGCCGGAAGACAACAGGAAAAGGGTTACTGGAGGACGGTGCTGccacgcggtttttttttgcgttcctgTGCACAAACACGCGACCTTTATCGCTTGCGGATTCGCTATCAGGTTGGTAAAAACTTTGTGCCTAATGCTGCAGCCTGGCCTACTGTTTGTTTAGATTCTATTCCAGATGACGAAAACACACGAGCTGGTTGGGTAACGGGTGGCACGAAAATGCGTTTGTCCAGGCAGCCTCATGGTACCCTGTGTTGTGCAACAGGGCTGTCAAACCGATGCCTGTACAATACTGCTCGAAAAGGGCATAGGTATGTGACCtttaaaaaaagcccaacatAAAGTGCGTCAAACAAGGCTGTTTTCCTcaaaaaacttaaaacataaaatgttgattattattaattaataTCCTATTATCTTTACTACAGTAAACTTGTCCGACACTCCAGGAATGTAGCAACAGGGTCATTACTCACATTCTCtccaacgcacgcacacgatcgAAAATGTGCGGCACTAGTTTCAAATGTCTTTCCTACGTATGCAAAAATATGTATTCCACctgaaaaatgcaatttatcaTATGGTCTTAGTTTATCAGCATATGATTTTAGTTATTCTACGAACAATATCTACTTCTTTCTTCGATGAAAATAGCAATATGAGTCATGCAAAAAAGATAATACCCATTCCATTACAAACTAAATCAAAGTGTGATAATATCTTACAACAGTATTCATTGCTCCTAAcaacaatttatttccaaaccTTATTTACACGAATAAGGAACAACGCAAATTAATCCATTAGCTACCATTTCGTGCCTTACGTTGCCGGTAACACAAACTAGCTTTCATTTCAAAACAGGTTATCATCCAATCGGTTATTCATCAACAAACATATGATGGATATAGCGCTTTAACTCAAagtaatttttctttcaagaTGACAACGAAATTGAATTCTCTGCTTACAAAACTTAATCTACAAGTTGCATCTATACAACGGGAAATTATATCAAGAGAGATGTAATGAGAAAAGGGCTGTATTACATAGGTTCATTCTTATTGGCTTCGATGTTTGcacttatttaaaaaaagaatcttTTCCTATCGTTTCGATGAAATTAGTACCAATCATGTGTAAATTTTGCTAGTCGGTATCATTTGCGTAATTGCACGTGGTGTACTTACCCATAATGCATGTGTTAATGTGCATGCGTTGTCAGTAGAAGATTATCGCTTAATATTAAATGTGGCTCATAAGTGCATTCTGTGCGACAGTATGCGTTTTTGGAACTTACAAACTAGCTGTCTTTTGATTTACTTAAATGCTACCACACGGTATCACAGACATAGTCGCAAtagcatgtttttttgctcattgcGTTATCTTCCGTTACAGGCATTCAAACAGTTCCACAATGAACCTTTGCGTGATCGTTGAGTGGCGTAATCGATATGGATTAAGAAATATAGTAAAAAGTAGTAGGTTGGTATAAGATAAGCACGCCTTTGTACTTACTCAAACCTGGTAGTAAACGGACAGACCATCGAATGGTTTAATGGCCCTATAAAAAAACTAAGGTATTGTCACTAATGCGTGCTCCACAATGCTcttaaaatgtttcaattgtTGATCAATAACGAAGCAAActaaatgatttaaatcattcacACCACATTTTTCCTCAATGTGTACGCTGAAGACCCTTCTCGTTGAAATCTAGCAAATGGaatgcaaaacagcaaaataaagCCACAAACCTCACGATCCAGCTGAGAACAATACTCTTCTTCTGTAGCACACGTAGCCACAAGAAAGATCGGTACCATTCcggaacaaacaaaccaaagacACATCCAACATATCACAAGGTCCGCAAGGACTCACTCATTCCTATTCCCGTTCTGGGATACGATGGAATCTAAATTCCATGTCACCTTTGATTGCACCTCACGCCGTCTGATGGGGTTAATCTGATTACTTGCAGGAACATCACCACTGCCAGACGCGTATTTTCTCCTCTGATAAACACCGCCATCGACGTTTTGCGATTCTTTCTCCTCACTGCCGGTGGTTGTTGCTGTGGAAGAAGATCTACCATCCTCCATCGCAGGCCCAGACTCCATGCTGTCTCGCATTTGTTGCCGTGTAATAAATCCACCACCATGACCCATTGACGATTTGCTAAAATTATACGTTCCTCGTTTGTTTGGTCCCCCTAAGCCAGGTTTTCGATCCGGTGTCGACCCATCCTGAACGCCATCACCTCCAGGCGGCGGTCTTCGCTTCGGGcttttggttgtatttttcatcatttgcgCAGCTTCGTAATATCGGATCAGCTCGtagttgtcgttgtcgtctcGGTTGAAGTACGACGGCTTAGAGAACCGGAACCCGTTCGTTAGTGAGTGGGAAGATCCACTAGCGTGTTCTGTGTCATCGCTTGCATTATAATAATGCCGGAATATTGGCTCCCGTGAGCTGTCCGCTAATGCGTGATAGCTGTGGGACAGTAACCGAGGAAACCGGCTCAACCAGTAGCGAGTGAACTCGTGTGGAATTGCACCTAACGCGCGTTGCATTTCTGCCGTTAGCTCATGGTAGTGATGTTTCTGTAAAAGTGATAAATGATCATGCATAAAGGCAGGGCATATTTCCGCGATTTAGATATGAATCTGCACCCGGTTTACGTACCTTATTCCGAAGCGCACGTAATAAATCACGCACACTGTAGCCCTGGTAGCCACGGAACTTTCGCAGATCGTTTGTGATCTCCGCATCCAGGTACTGACTCCAATCGTCCCGTACGACGAAGCGTGCATttttctccagcgatcgcaacGGCTCGGTCATAACATCTAGTTTTTCCACGCGATCGCTGACGTCTTGCAGGAACGCAAGAACACGCTCGTTGTTCCAGAATAGCGGATGGTTTGCTACCGTTCGTGCTGATGGCCGTTTGCTCGGCTCGACATGGATCATATCGCTGACGATTTCTTCCGCCAGTACCGTGCGGCAATCGGGAAGTGGGTTTTCCCGTCGCAGCATACCGAGATCGTATTCGTTCGACAGAATGTTTGCTTGGCGCTTGAGATTATCGCCGAAGGGATGGAACCCGTCCGAGAGCACATAATAGAACACGCACCCGAGTGAGAAAATGTCCACTGAGGTGGTGGCCCGTTGGCCTCGCTGCATCTCCGGTGCAATCCATCCGTCCGTACCGGTCACACCGGACCGGCGGGAGAAGCTCGCCTTGCCGTAGTTCAGCTTCTTGCACAATCCAAAGTCCGATATCATCGCTCGGACCCGCTGGCGATTGTCGGGAAGCGAGAGTAGTATATTCTGCGGCTTTATGTCCCGATGCACGATGCTGAGTGAATGCAGATGCATTAAACCACTCGTCGCTTGTTGCAGAATATCGTGAGCAGAAATTTTCTTACGCAGTATTCCCACCGTCACTGAAGAGCTCACAGTTACCGTTGAAGTGTGCTTACCATCGACATAATCCTGCACCGTGGCCGCACAAAGCTCCACTGCGATGTATCGGAACTGGCGATCCTGTTCGGTGCAGAAGTAGCGTACTACGTTTTCGTGCGCATCGCTCTCGCGTAACAGGGTTACCTCGCGGTCCGCTAGCGTGAAGCAACCGGGCAGAATTCGCTTCACCGCTACTTCGCGCTTTTCAAACGTGCCACGAAAAACGAACGTTCCTTCGCAGCCCTTGCCCAATACGCTTTGCGTGTTAAAGTGTATCTTTCCGACGCGCATTTCACCGTCCCCGAAGTCGATCGGTTCGCTGTAGCTACCACTGCCACTTCCACCGCTACCGCCAGAACCACTGCGGTTGGAGTTGCTTGTCTGAGATCCACCCTGGCTTTCTTGCAATGCCTTCATCTGCAGATGTATGTACCAAAACCCAAAGATGAACATTCCGAACAGCGTAATTAGCAGGATCGTGGGTAGTTTGTTGGGCTGTGATTCGAGCCACAGCTTCGTATCCATGTACAGGCGACTGAACAAGGCTCGGATAAAATCGGTACTACTCTGTAGATCCGTGGAGCTCGTCTCATTCGTTTCTCCATACTCCTCGTTGTCCTCCGTTTGCACCCCGATGGTATGGGTATCCTTCTGCGTGCTAAACTTGGATAAGCCAATTCCGGAAGGCCCGCCAACTAGCATAGTGGACAGTTCCTGATGCTTCCAGAATCCCTTACCTATCGACGCTGGGCCGCTCGGCACAATGTCAAGCTTGATGCTGTCGTCCGTCTTGGGCGTTTGATAGTGGCCGAGTATAataatgttttcgttttttccaccgagccgAGATGCTTTGGATATTAACTCATGACCAGAAGTATGATCCCGCGCCGGACGAATCTTCGAAGGGCCTCCGAGCAAATTAATGGACGGTTCCGAGGGAATCGTTGCAGTATTCTTATCCACTAGCGACGGAATTGCGTACAGATTGTTTCCTGCCGCACCGATATACACGGTTTCactaaaaaaagcacaagaaacATGTTCAATATTTGTCATGTAATTCTGGAGCTGGCAGACTTACAATAGCTTCATGTCGTCGAAATTTCCACTCTTAGCCCGTTCGTTTATCTCCTGTAATACGTCGTCCGAAACGGTCTGGAAGGGTACGCTCAGCAACCCTTCGGAGCCTAGCAGAAAAACGGCAACCACCGGACTGGCGAGGTCCTTCTGCCACATCGGAGTTCCCTTCTTTTGTTCAAACGTAGCCGTCAGCCCAGAGGAGCTGCTGGTGAGATGCAGGAACTCTACAATAGGTGGCAAAGGTGAAACGAAGTCTAACATAAGCTCATCTGCGTCTTTCCATGAAACGCCCATTTTTCACGCCCCCTTGCTCCTAGTATTGATGTAATACGTTTGATGATGCTTCGTTTTACaacaaaatgttaataaattTCTTTGGAACATCTacatgctgtttttttaattgagaTGCATAATGATTAGgcaatttaattcatttatgTACACCAAGTAAATCCCGACGCAGATAACAAGCATTCACCCAAAGTGAAGACGAACAAATTGATATCTTTATTGTAGAAGATCGATAATAAAGCAATTCAAAATTCATCATGGGAATAATGCCATTCTTACATGCATGATTCATTGATGTAAGACATTATTCCCAATCGATCGTAATGAGGACATTTGTGGTTATAActttgagaaaaaaagcagcacgcGTATTTTGTGACATTAGTTAAATACGCAATAATTGCTCTTTCGAACAGTTTCAAAGAGATTCCTAGGTATTCTCGTCGCATATAATGTAAGCATCAAGCCACGCATATCACGCTAGAATGAAACGTGGCGTATTTTGTCAGAGTATGGAAACGAAACACAGTCGTAAAGACCCTGATAAGCCTGGCTTACGGTTGCCAATGCGGGACCAACAACGGCTGTTATCGTTCGATAATAGCATAGTTACGTCGTTCAACTTCTCGAATTTAACCGAATCCGTTTATGGGTTATAATCGCGGAACAGGTGGACCCGTCGTGGAACATCGTCCCCGTACTTACCGTACTCTTTAGTTATATCCGGTGCCATTGAATGGGCCGTGTAATCGAAAAACGTAACATTCCATGGTTTGCTGTTCCGATCGGTCGATTGGCTATCGTACATCATGACGGTGTACTGCGTCCGACCGAGATACACGGCACGGGATGTCGCCCAACCGATAGAATCCGGTCCACCACCATCCCGAGGGGATGATTCTGGTGACGCTCCGCCGAAACCAAGAACCTTTTCTCGCCGGCCCGTTTTGGGATCAATCAGAAACCAAACGTCGCTCTTCTTGCCAGAATACAGGATCCCGTCGCTCGATCGGCACGGTGCATTGGCCACCAACTGGGGGATAGTGTACGGTAGCTTCTTAAGCCCGCCCTCTAGCCCATTCATTCGGTATAGGCTTCCGTCTCGAGGATCGGGCAGATAATGGGCGGACATATCGGACGGAGCCGGTACGCGGATTGCCGGTTCGTCGGCGATGGACCAACGTGTCTCTCCCGTCAGCGGGTCAATTGCAGTCAATCCGCCcccgagggtggaaaaaacgaGCATCGTTTCCTCATCCTTTGCAACGGCAGTGCAGTCATGCTATACATATacagaaaaagataaaaaatagTACATTAGTTAATACAACGTAGTTTTTCATTTCAGTAAATTGGCGAATCATGGAAGGGTTTATTTCTAACGCCTACTTTATACGATCTGACCTTTTCCGGTCATAGCACAGATTTTAATCAAATCAGGCTAAACTTCTAGCATGTTCTTGTGTTGTGATACACGGCTTCGTTCCTGCATTCATTATTTGTGCCGCTCTAGTGATCACGTGTAGTTGTAATATCATTTTAATAGCTTTCTAAAGCatatttttaatctttttgttCTGTACAAAAATGATTGTCGTTGTTATCGAGCAGTTTATTTAATAGTAGGGCGCAATCCATTTACCTTGCTAGCATATGCACAACTGTTTCGTGCGCACCTGTTTCAATAAATAGTGCACAGATCCACAAACAGATCGCGCAACGCGTGTATTAATTTTCATCGTATTCTTCGCTACGATTTCTTTAAGAAGTTGAattctttttattatatttctgATGACGCATGATTCATCGTGCAATGCGTGAACTGACTTTGCCATGCAATCTTGACAATCATGAAATCATGCTTTCCAATTgtataataaataatgcattttaAGCATCtataataaataatgtattttaAGTGTGAAGCGTTTTCGTCGACAATTTTTACAGTGCAGTATGCAGTTAGATTAACTTCTCAGCACTACCAACAGCGAAGTAATTCCCATGTATAAGGCGCTACAAATTCAGCGTTAATCTAATACCGGCTGCTCCCTCTTATCTAGGTTGAAATTACCCGCAATTACCCTGGGAAACTTCTTCTCTGCTGCTTGAGTCTtacctgctgctgttgctgagacaacgatggagacgcaattttcttttcggtggTAGAATCGCGAGCCGTCGCAAGCAGGAGTAGCACAAACAATTGCACTTTTGCATACATGCTGGTGTTTTAGTGTTGCAACAATATCAAGCAGAAATTGTTTCTAGAACTCTTAAACTCCTGGATAATATGGTTTTAGCCGAGCTGCAGCAAACGGCCTTCATCCAgtcttttctttcccttctcTACCAAAACAAACGTTCTCGGTTGAACGTAAACACGCAATAAAGGCTGAATTgttttttccacaaaacgaACCAATCGTATAGAGGTAAATCATAATTCTTTTAAACACTGGCACTTGGCATTACATTTGCACAATTTATGATATAGTACTCAGGCCAGGCATCTTGGGTTAATCCTCACTTTTATTTAACTATTGCCAAATAGCTCCATCATCTCCAATATTTAGCCTCACGCAAAATGATGCTCTGCTGGTTGTCTTTTTGTTATTGATACTTAGTCGCCACATTGCATCACCCCGCGTACAAAACGCTTTGTATTCACCGTATGCTTTTCACACGCGCACTTTTATTCCAGCTTGTTTCGGAGTTCAATCGAGAAAGGAGGAGGTATTGCTGTCGCAGATCGTGCCCGACTGTAAACACCGTTCCTGTCACTGTACGTGGAAGGAATGCCGCAGGCATGACGTTCTGCTGTCAGTTCTGGCAGAATTCAATGAcagatttgttttgattttttatgttgacttgttttttgttattgttttcccgCAATACAGTTCTCTGTATTATGTTGGTTCGGAAATTCAGCACTTTTGGTGGTGCCGCAAAATTGTGTGCCAAGGTAATTCCAAACAATTTGAAGGGTAAAAGTAAAAGCTCCCAAGAATGGCTCACCAGGCAGTTGAGGGATCCGTACgtggagaaagcaaaaatgatGAACTACCGGTAAGCTATTATACCCGGTGATTCTTCGATGTTTGTTACAATAAAGTTTCCGTTTGTTCACAGATGTAGAAGCGCTTTTAAGCTGCTTGAATTAGATCAAAAGTATGACCTCATTAAACCAGGTTACACGGTGATCGATTGCGGTGCGGCACCAGGTTCCTGGACGCAGATTGCGGTGGATCAGTCGAATGCCCACGGGAAGCATACCGGAAAACCAAGGGGCATGGTTATTGGCGTAGATTTACTTCAAATATATCCCATTGAGGCAAGTAAAGCATTTGCTCAAAAGctaaattttcctttccaataACGTAGCGTGATATTCATTTTCTCACAGAATGCGATCCTATTTGGAAACAGTGACTTCTTGCGTAAGGAAACACAAGACAGAATTCGAGAGAGCTTAGCCGATCGGCGTGTAAATTGTGTTCTGTCGGATATGGCACCCAATGCAACTGGGGTACGGGCGTTAGATCAGGATAACATAACAACATTGTGCTATTCCGTTCTTCGTTTCGCAATACTTATGTCCACACCAAGCGCATCGCTATTGATGAAGATTTGGGATAATGGAGATGTGCCGAAATTAGAGAGTAGCATAAAGGAGTACTACCAAACTGTGAAACGTGTAAAACCGCGGGCAAGTCGAGATGATTCGGCGGAAAATTTCATACTCGCACGTGGGTTTCGGGGCATAGAAAGTTAAGGCGAAAAGTCTATTAAACACAATTTTGCTagtcaataaattttaaattaaggctcaaaaaaatcataaataaaaaaactgttcGTTTAAAATAGCAAACAtgatttaaaatgtttaaaaaaaaagtatgtttATGGTCTCAAGCTTGCATGTGTCATGAATCCACGCGCAGTGGAAAAAGGTGATTTATACacgagccggaaaatggctATTCTCCTCATTTTCCCCTCCAAACAGAACTGTTTGTATGCGCTGACATACCGCTTCGATGGAACGAGGGGGCAATGAGGCGCGCCAAGGCAGCTAGCTCGCTCGCGATGCTGCACGCAAGTATATGTGACAACATAGCAGAGCTCACACACAACCGAGGCGCATCGCTAGCATAAGTTTTGGTCGAGGGTAGTGTTCCCGTTAGTTTTTTCCTAACTCCGCATCCCCGTCAGACTACGCTTGTGTATCGTTCCGTGGCGATGATGTCAATCAAAGCTGTGTTTTCCCTTGCTTGTCTAATCTGCCAGTGTTGAAATTACGAGAAAATCATAAGTGCAAGGCTCATCCGGTGGAGACGGACCGTCTGTGTGCAATTGGTTCGTGTGACGCCATTCCAACCCCCAAGTAAACCCATCGCTGCGCTTTTTCGTTTGCGGACCAGAGAGTCACGTCACGAGACGGTGCCAGACGGTGGTGCGTGATTTAGATTGACTGTGCGTTACGCGTTTTGCTGGTTGCCATTGGTTTTCCTCTTGACAACACGCGAAAACCGCACGCACTCTCAAATCTCAGAAGGTttgggggggttgtttttcatgCGCTCTTCGTCAGTTCCTGGTAGACAGTCGCGTACTTCCTGAATCGCGTGGTGCATCTATGCGGTGGGGacttggggttggaaaaaatatTCCTGCGGGAAAATCGAGTGTTGTCGCTACTGGGCGCCCCCCTTTCGGACGCCATTACTGCGAGGTGCGGcactgtgtgtgagtgtgtgcgctaTTGTTGCGGCGGTGATTACGCGGTCGGCCGTCGGTTGGCCATCTACTCGGGGCATCTCGTAGCGAAGTGAAATCCGCCCGAAATTCGGCAACCCTGTCCCACGATGAATTTTTCGGCGTTTGGAGGACCATTCTCGGGCATCCATCAGTTTGCGGCCAAGTTCGGCGGTAATGAGGGTGCGTTTGCGACAGCCAATGGCCCCGGAAACGGCTCGGCCGGAGGAAATGGAGTCGGACTAGGCAATGCGGCCTCCACCGGCTCTGGAGTTCCGACGAGTGGAAATCTCGGCCAGCAGCAGGACCTGAACCGCTATCACGGTGCCTCCAATGGAAATCATTTCAATCAGAACACTACCTCAAGtaagtaaaaattaaaaataaattagatAAATG
This window harbors:
- the LOC128730494 gene encoding serine/threonine-protein kinase/endoribonuclease IRE1, with the protein product MYAKVQLFVLLLLATARDSTTEKKIASPSLSQQQQQHDCTAVAKDEETMLVFSTLGGGLTAIDPLTGETRWSIADEPAIRVPAPSDMSAHYLPDPRDGSLYRMNGLEGGLKKLPYTIPQLVANAPCRSSDGILYSGKKSDVWFLIDPKTGRREKVLGFGGASPESSPRDGGGPDSIGWATSRAVYLGRTQYTVMMYDSQSTDRNSKPWNVTFFDYTAHSMAPDITKEYEFLHLTSSSSGLTATFEQKKGTPMWQKDLASPVVAVFLLGSEGLLSVPFQTVSDDVLQEINERAKSGNFDDMKLFETVYIGAAGNNLYAIPSLVDKNTATIPSEPSINLLGGPSKIRPARDHTSGHELISKASRLGGKNENIIILGHYQTPKTDDSIKLDIVPSGPASIGKGFWKHQELSTMLVGGPSGIGLSKFSTQKDTHTIGVQTEDNEEYGETNETSSTDLQSSTDFIRALFSRLYMDTKLWLESQPNKLPTILLITLFGMFIFGFWYIHLQMKALQESQGGSQTSNSNRSGSGGSGGSGSGSYSEPIDFGDGEMRVGKIHFNTQSVLGKGCEGTFVFRGTFEKREVAVKRILPGCFTLADREVTLLRESDAHENVVRYFCTEQDRQFRYIAVELCAATVQDYVDGKHTSTVTVSSSVTVGILRKKISAHDILQQATSGLMHLHSLSIVHRDIKPQNILLSLPDNRQRVRAMISDFGLCKKLNYGKASFSRRSGVTGTDGWIAPEMQRGQRATTSVDIFSLGCVFYYVLSDGFHPFGDNLKRQANILSNEYDLGMLRRENPLPDCRTVLAEEIVSDMIHVEPSKRPSARTVANHPLFWNNERVLAFLQDVSDRVEKLDVMTEPLRSLEKNARFVVRDDWSQYLDAEITNDLRKFRGYQGYSVRDLLRALRNKKHHYHELTAEMQRALGAIPHEFTRYWLSRFPRLLSHSYHALADSSREPIFRHYYNASDDTEHASGSSHSLTNGFRFSKPSYFNRDDNDNYELIRYYEAAQMMKNTTKSPKRRPPPGGDGVQDGSTPDRKPGLGGPNKRGTYNFSKSSMGHGGGFITRQQMRDSMESGPAMEDGRSSSTATTTGSEEKESQNVDGGVYQRRKYASGSGDVPASNQINPIRRREVQSKVTWNLDSIVSQNGNRNE
- the LOC128720608 gene encoding rRNA methyltransferase 2, mitochondrial; the protein is MLVRKFSTFGGAAKLCAKVIPNNLKGKSKSSQEWLTRQLRDPYVEKAKMMNYRCRSAFKLLELDQKYDLIKPGYTVIDCGAAPGSWTQIAVDQSNAHGKHTGKPRGMVIGVDLLQIYPIENAILFGNSDFLRKETQDRIRESLADRRVNCVLSDMAPNATGVRALDQDNITTLCYSVLRFAILMSTPSASLLMKIWDNGDVPKLESSIKEYYQTVKRVKPRASRDDSAENFILARGFRGIES
- the LOC128722186 gene encoding uridine 5'-monophosphate synthase; protein product: MVNDERMKALGLRLFEINAFKFGDFKMKVGINSPVYFDLRVIVSHPDVMDTLADMLQEFIADKKLNTSGGHLCGVPYTALPVATLISIKSNKPMLIRRKEAKKYGTKKLIEGKFGAGDKCLIIEDVVTSGSSILETVDDLRSEGLTVTDAIVVVDREQGGVQNTEERGIRMHSLFTLSYLLQVLLEAKRIEESTVKAVAKYIEACQIRSDGSFMKNGTKVVNELCRTGMTFEARADLAKCPLAKELLRLMATKKTTLCLAADLTSSEEILNLADAVGPYICLLKTHCDIVADFSEQFVRSLQSLARQHNFLLLEDRKFADIGNTVAQQYAGGMYRIADWADLVTVHSLPGQGILKGLKAAITGERSLDTRGVFLLAEMSTEGALTDEKYSTATMKMATELDADFVAGIVCQSKDLVVAPGQLQLTPGVKLEEGVDGLGQLYDSPERVVKDRGADICVVGRGILSSKTPADTARIYRDRLWEAYCERIGSVETNGASK